The proteins below come from a single Nocardioides eburneiflavus genomic window:
- a CDS encoding helix-turn-helix transcriptional regulator, whose amino-acid sequence MTTAADTFAAFLDVLAETLDLGGEERAQRLHLSRFHLARVVSAAGGEPPERMRRRLLLERAAYRLVTSEAPVVDVAFEAGFGSHEAFTRAFSREYGAAPSRWRRHPTGTRIEGPSGVHFHPPGSLRLPTSRKVTPMDLMTRMIEHHVWLTGEMIDRAARLTDEQLDAAIEVPIGTIDDDMSIRSVLGRLVGQLAQWNAAVSQRSYDWDQERGKSASTLRRELAEEGPAFLAQVRSTVDEGRLDDTFVDVTCEPPRVFTYGGMVAHVLTFAAVRRLVVLGAFENLGITDLDAGDPMEWVAEPVS is encoded by the coding sequence ATGACGACAGCGGCCGACACCTTCGCCGCGTTCCTCGACGTCCTGGCCGAGACCCTCGACCTGGGCGGCGAGGAGCGGGCGCAGCGGCTCCACCTGTCCCGCTTCCACCTCGCGCGCGTGGTGTCGGCGGCGGGTGGTGAGCCGCCGGAGCGGATGCGGCGCCGCCTGCTGCTCGAGCGCGCGGCGTACCGGCTCGTGACGAGCGAGGCACCGGTGGTCGACGTCGCGTTCGAGGCGGGCTTCGGCTCCCACGAGGCGTTCACCCGGGCGTTCTCGCGGGAGTACGGCGCGGCGCCGAGCCGCTGGCGACGCCACCCCACCGGGACCCGGATCGAGGGTCCGAGCGGGGTGCACTTCCACCCGCCCGGGAGCCTCCGGCTGCCGACCTCACGAAAGGTGACGCCGATGGACCTGATGACGCGCATGATCGAGCACCACGTCTGGCTGACCGGTGAGATGATCGACCGCGCCGCCCGCCTCACCGACGAGCAGCTCGACGCCGCGATCGAGGTGCCCATCGGGACGATCGACGACGACATGTCGATCCGCTCGGTGCTCGGGCGGCTCGTCGGCCAGCTCGCCCAGTGGAACGCCGCGGTCTCCCAGCGGTCGTACGACTGGGACCAGGAGCGCGGCAAGTCGGCCAGCACGCTGCGGCGCGAGCTGGCCGAGGAGGGCCCGGCGTTCCTCGCGCAGGTGCGCTCCACCGTCGACGAGGGCCGGCTCGACGACACCTTCGTCGACGTCACGTGCGAGCCCCCGCGGGTGTTCACGTACGGCGGGATGGTCGCGCACGTGCTCACGTTCGCGGCGGTCCGCCGCCTCGTCGTGCTCGGGGCGTTCGAGAACCTCGGGATCACCGACCTCGACGCCGGCGACCCCATGGAGTGGGTGGCCGAGCCCGTGTCCTGA
- the glgP gene encoding alpha-glucan family phosphorylase: MRAFRRFTVRPVLPEPLGALSVLAGNLRWSWHPPTQDVFSSIDPSLWREVKRDPVRFLGAVGRERLDQLVDDGDFRARLDAAHDDLQRYLTEDRWYARKAGTDAPRAVAYFSSEYGITSVLPQYSGGLGILAGDHLKASSDLGIPLVGIGLFYRHGYFKQALDRDGWQLESYPVLDPDELPLSVLREADGSRATVTIALPDGPDLVARILVAHVGRVPLLLLDTDIEENSAHYRDVTDRLYGGNSEHRLRQELLLGIGGVRALRVWSRITGAPAPEVFHANEGHAGFLGIERIRELTVAEDGPHLDFDTALEVSRAGTVFTTHTPVPAGIDRFPRELVSQYFGGNSPTPGVPVDRILALGAEDYDGGDAGVFNMAVMGFRLAQRANGVSQLHGHVSRGMFNGLWPAFDEAEVPITSITNGVHGPTWIAREVIELAASRGADVDGDDTDALWPMVDQFGDREIWDLKRTLRTRFIEDARDRMKKSASKRGYAPAETTWIDTALDPDVLTIGFARRVPTYKRLTLMLRDPARLRKLLLDPERPIQLVIAGKAHPADETGKRLIQEMVRFADDPEIRHRIAFLPNYDIAMAQPLYPGCDVWLNNPLRPYEACGTSGMKAALNGGLNLSILDGWWDEWYDGNNGWAIPSADGIDDPDRRDDLEANALYDLLETEVVPRFYETNDEGVPPRWLEMVRHTLKSLGPKVLATRQVRDYVRELYAPAAHTARSLNSDYAGAHSLSEWKQSVRAAWPGVRVEHVDSEGVGDQAEVGATLAVRAWVALGSLSPSDVEVQVVHGRIGSDDELTATSVTPMTVGESYDGNRHRFDALVPLAVSGPFGYTVRALPRNEALASVAELGLVAEPA, from the coding sequence GTGCGAGCGTTCCGACGATTCACCGTCCGTCCTGTCCTGCCCGAGCCCCTGGGCGCGCTGTCCGTCCTGGCCGGCAACCTCCGCTGGTCGTGGCACCCGCCCACGCAGGACGTGTTCTCCTCGATCGACCCCTCGCTGTGGCGTGAGGTCAAGCGCGACCCGGTCCGGTTCCTCGGCGCGGTCGGGCGTGAGCGGCTCGACCAGCTCGTCGACGACGGCGACTTCCGGGCTCGCCTCGACGCGGCCCACGACGACCTCCAGCGCTACCTCACCGAGGACCGCTGGTACGCCCGCAAGGCCGGCACCGACGCGCCCCGCGCGGTCGCGTACTTCTCGTCCGAGTACGGCATCACCTCGGTGCTCCCGCAGTACTCCGGCGGTCTCGGCATCCTCGCCGGCGACCACCTCAAGGCGTCCTCCGACCTCGGCATCCCCCTGGTCGGCATCGGTCTGTTCTACCGCCACGGCTACTTCAAGCAGGCGCTCGACCGTGACGGCTGGCAGCTGGAGTCCTACCCGGTCCTCGACCCCGACGAGCTGCCGCTGAGCGTCCTCCGCGAGGCCGACGGCAGCCGGGCGACGGTCACGATCGCGCTGCCCGACGGCCCCGACCTCGTGGCGCGCATCCTCGTCGCACACGTGGGCCGCGTGCCGCTGCTGCTGCTCGACACCGACATCGAGGAGAACAGCGCCCACTACCGCGACGTCACCGACCGGCTCTACGGCGGCAACTCCGAGCACCGGCTGCGCCAGGAGCTGCTGCTCGGCATCGGCGGCGTGCGCGCGCTGCGGGTGTGGTCGCGCATCACCGGGGCGCCGGCCCCGGAGGTCTTCCACGCCAACGAGGGCCACGCCGGCTTCCTCGGCATCGAGCGGATCCGCGAGCTCACCGTCGCCGAGGACGGCCCGCACCTCGACTTCGACACCGCGCTCGAGGTGTCCCGCGCCGGCACGGTCTTCACGACGCACACCCCGGTCCCCGCGGGCATCGACCGCTTCCCGCGCGAGCTGGTCTCCCAGTACTTCGGCGGCAACAGCCCGACCCCGGGCGTGCCGGTCGACCGGATCCTCGCGCTCGGCGCCGAGGACTACGACGGTGGCGACGCCGGCGTGTTCAACATGGCGGTGATGGGTTTCCGCCTCGCCCAGCGCGCCAACGGCGTCTCGCAGCTGCACGGCCACGTGTCGCGGGGGATGTTCAACGGCCTCTGGCCCGCCTTCGACGAGGCCGAGGTCCCGATCACGTCGATCACCAACGGGGTGCACGGCCCGACCTGGATCGCCCGAGAAGTCATCGAGCTCGCCGCGAGCCGCGGCGCGGACGTCGACGGCGACGACACCGACGCACTCTGGCCGATGGTCGACCAGTTCGGCGACCGCGAGATCTGGGACCTCAAGCGCACCCTGCGCACCCGCTTCATCGAGGACGCCCGCGACCGGATGAAGAAGTCGGCGTCCAAGCGCGGCTACGCTCCGGCCGAGACCACCTGGATCGACACCGCCCTCGACCCCGACGTGCTGACCATCGGCTTCGCGCGACGCGTGCCGACGTACAAGCGCCTCACCCTGATGCTGCGCGACCCCGCCCGGCTCAGGAAGCTCCTGCTCGACCCCGAGCGCCCGATCCAGCTCGTGATCGCCGGCAAGGCCCACCCGGCCGATGAGACCGGCAAGCGACTCATCCAGGAGATGGTGCGCTTCGCCGACGACCCTGAGATCCGCCACCGCATCGCGTTCCTGCCCAACTACGACATCGCGATGGCGCAGCCGCTCTACCCGGGCTGCGACGTCTGGCTCAACAACCCGCTGCGCCCCTACGAGGCCTGCGGCACCTCCGGGATGAAGGCCGCGCTCAACGGCGGGCTCAACCTGTCGATCCTCGACGGCTGGTGGGACGAGTGGTACGACGGCAACAACGGCTGGGCGATCCCGTCGGCCGACGGCATCGACGACCCCGACCGTCGTGACGACCTCGAGGCCAACGCGCTCTACGACCTCCTCGAGACCGAGGTCGTCCCGCGGTTCTACGAGACCAACGACGAGGGCGTGCCGCCGCGTTGGCTGGAGATGGTGCGCCACACACTGAAGTCGCTCGGTCCCAAGGTGCTGGCCACCCGTCAGGTGCGCGACTACGTCCGCGAACTCTACGCGCCCGCGGCGCACACCGCGCGGTCGCTCAACTCCGACTACGCCGGCGCGCACTCGCTCTCGGAGTGGAAGCAGTCCGTACGCGCCGCCTGGCCCGGCGTGCGCGTCGAGCACGTGGACTCCGAGGGTGTCGGCGACCAGGCCGAGGTCGGCGCCACGCTCGCCGTCCGCGCCTGGGTCGCGCTCGGCTCGCTGTCGCCGTCCGACGTGGAGGTCCAGGTCGTGCACGGCAGGATCGGTTCGGACGACGAGCTGACCGCCACCTCCGTCACGCCGATGACCGTGGGGGAGTCCTACGACGGCAACCGCCACCGGTTCGACGCCCTCGTGCCGCTCGCGGTGTCCGGACCCTTCGGCTACACGGTGCGCGCCCTGCCCCGGAACGAGGCGCTCGCCTCGGTGGCCGAGCTGGGGCTGGTGGCCGAGCCGGCCTGA
- the glgX gene encoding glycogen debranching protein GlgX, whose product MTPPPETTTAWNHDGETTAVWPGRNYPLGATWSSESTNFAVYAPAATAMWVCLFEDDGTEVRHRLTEHSLGVWHGAVPAVAPGARYGYRADGPWDPEAGLRFNPQKLLLDPYGKAVSGDLVVDDAIFGYTKDDPETISDFDSAPYVPRSVVVYDDFQWGPDTSPRRRWRDTVIYEMHVKGMTMLHDRVPEDLRGTYAGLATPAVTDYLRDLGVTAVELLPVHQFFSEPALAERGLVNYWGYNSLCFFAPHNAYAASGDRGQQVTEFKQMVKDFHAAGLEVILDVVYNHTAEAGPRGPTLSFRGLDDRGYYQRVTTAPGAAGEDPGPVAYWDVTGCGNTVDSTHTQSLRMILDSLRYWVSEMHVDGFRFDLMSAITRTNQVVDMGSHLLTAIGQDPVLRHVKLIAEPWDASMDGYRVGQFPPPWIEWNDQFRDTVRDFWRGHSGGVRTVATRLAGSSDLYADDGRSPYASVNFITAHDGFTVRDLVSYDHKHNEANGEDNRDGTDNNRSWNCGVEGETDDPEIVALRRRQAANLMATLCFSSGVPMLTAGDERGRTQGGNNNAYGQDNETSWIDWRPDDAWLDVYEITKAALRLRREHPVLRQRHWFEGRPTIKGGIKDLVWVHPSGREMTVADWNDDAIRTIGMFLNGAPLRSPGPRGEQVRDQSFMIWLNSGAHDVELVLPANQWVHHGEVVLSTNAELAVGTPVVAGGTLDLQARSVLVLRQT is encoded by the coding sequence GTGACACCGCCCCCCGAGACGACGACGGCCTGGAACCACGACGGCGAGACGACGGCAGTCTGGCCGGGCCGCAACTACCCCCTCGGGGCCACGTGGTCCTCCGAGTCGACCAACTTCGCCGTGTACGCCCCGGCCGCCACCGCGATGTGGGTGTGCCTGTTCGAGGACGACGGCACCGAGGTCCGCCACCGGCTGACCGAGCACTCGCTCGGCGTGTGGCACGGCGCAGTGCCCGCCGTGGCACCCGGCGCCCGCTACGGCTACCGCGCCGACGGCCCGTGGGACCCCGAGGCCGGGCTGCGGTTCAACCCGCAGAAGCTCCTGCTCGACCCGTACGGCAAGGCGGTGTCGGGCGACCTCGTCGTCGACGACGCGATCTTCGGCTACACCAAGGACGACCCCGAGACGATCAGCGACTTCGACTCGGCGCCGTACGTGCCGCGCAGCGTCGTCGTCTACGACGACTTCCAGTGGGGCCCGGACACCTCGCCGCGCCGCCGGTGGCGCGACACGGTCATCTACGAGATGCACGTCAAGGGCATGACGATGCTGCACGACCGGGTGCCGGAGGACCTGCGCGGCACGTACGCCGGGCTCGCGACGCCCGCAGTGACCGACTACCTCAGGGACCTCGGGGTGACGGCGGTCGAGCTGCTGCCGGTGCACCAGTTCTTCTCCGAGCCGGCGCTCGCCGAGCGGGGACTGGTCAACTACTGGGGCTACAACTCGCTGTGCTTCTTCGCCCCGCACAACGCCTATGCCGCCTCCGGCGACCGCGGCCAGCAGGTCACCGAGTTCAAGCAGATGGTCAAGGACTTCCACGCCGCCGGCCTCGAGGTGATCCTCGACGTGGTCTACAACCACACCGCCGAGGCGGGCCCGCGCGGTCCGACGCTCAGCTTCCGCGGGCTCGACGACCGCGGCTACTACCAGCGGGTGACCACCGCCCCCGGGGCGGCGGGCGAGGATCCCGGCCCGGTGGCCTACTGGGACGTCACCGGCTGCGGCAACACCGTCGACTCGACCCACACCCAGAGCCTGCGGATGATCCTGGACTCGCTGCGCTACTGGGTCAGCGAGATGCACGTCGACGGCTTCCGCTTCGACCTCATGAGCGCGATCACCCGGACGAACCAGGTCGTCGACATGGGCTCGCACCTGCTCACCGCGATCGGGCAGGACCCCGTGCTGCGCCACGTCAAGCTGATCGCCGAGCCTTGGGACGCCTCGATGGACGGCTACCGCGTGGGGCAGTTCCCGCCGCCCTGGATCGAGTGGAACGACCAGTTCCGCGACACGGTCCGCGACTTCTGGCGCGGCCACTCCGGCGGCGTGCGCACCGTCGCGACCCGGCTGGCCGGCTCGAGCGACCTGTACGCCGACGACGGCCGCTCGCCCTACGCGTCGGTGAACTTCATCACCGCCCACGACGGCTTCACCGTGCGCGACCTGGTGTCGTACGACCACAAGCACAACGAGGCCAACGGCGAGGACAACCGCGACGGCACCGACAACAACCGGTCGTGGAACTGCGGGGTCGAGGGTGAGACCGACGACCCCGAGATCGTCGCGCTGCGGCGCCGCCAGGCTGCCAACCTGATGGCGACGCTGTGCTTCTCCAGCGGCGTGCCGATGCTGACGGCCGGCGACGAGCGCGGCCGGACCCAGGGCGGCAACAACAACGCCTACGGCCAGGACAACGAGACCTCGTGGATCGACTGGCGTCCCGACGACGCGTGGCTCGACGTCTACGAGATCACCAAGGCCGCGCTGCGCCTGCGACGTGAGCACCCCGTGCTGCGGCAGCGCCACTGGTTCGAGGGGCGCCCGACGATCAAGGGCGGGATCAAGGACCTGGTGTGGGTGCACCCCAGCGGCCGCGAGATGACCGTGGCCGACTGGAACGACGACGCCATCCGCACGATCGGCATGTTCCTCAACGGAGCACCGCTGCGCTCCCCCGGGCCGCGGGGCGAGCAGGTGCGCGACCAGTCCTTCATGATCTGGCTCAACTCCGGTGCCCACGACGTGGAGCTGGTGCTGCCGGCCAACCAGTGGGTCCACCACGGCGAGGTCGTGCTCTCGACGAACGCCGAGCTCGCGGTGGGCACGCCGGTCGTGGCCGGCGGGACCCTCGACCTCCAGGCCCGGTCCGTGCTCGTCCTGCGCCAGACCTGA
- a CDS encoding VOC family protein yields MPDDQYASVRYLVDDVDAAVAFYTDVLGFTVLSRPAPPFADVVRGHLRLMLSGPLTSGARATPDGLAGPGRNRIHLVVADLDAELVRLREAGVEPLGDVVEGPGGRQVLVVDPAGNPVEVFEPAS; encoded by the coding sequence GTGCCTGACGACCAGTACGCCAGCGTCCGCTACCTCGTCGACGACGTCGACGCGGCGGTGGCGTTCTACACCGACGTCCTCGGTTTCACGGTGCTGAGCCGCCCGGCGCCCCCGTTCGCCGACGTCGTGCGGGGACACCTGCGCCTGATGCTGTCGGGACCGCTGACCTCCGGGGCGCGTGCGACACCGGACGGGCTCGCCGGTCCCGGGCGCAACCGGATCCACCTGGTGGTGGCCGACCTCGACGCCGAGCTCGTGCGCCTGCGGGAGGCAGGGGTGGAGCCCCTCGGGGACGTCGTCGAGGGACCGGGCGGTCGCCAGGTCCTCGTCGTCGACCCGGCCGGCAACCCCGTCGAGGTGTTCGAGCCGGCTTCCTGA
- a CDS encoding M36 family metallopeptidase, which yields MTQPRHRLGRTILAAASLLAISTLTTIATPATAEPETITPGPAPRDVRTLGDPVAGPADVDSRGTALPSPAQRQAVAALGDVTARWNSLGTPASILPTGGSLGAAPGAPAAGARAWLREHAAAFALTPEAVDRLELVSAQELAQSEARAVLFRQQFDGVAPALGGLVTVGVADGEVAYASSSLARTTGSMPAATLTPLEGWLAAASDLSVGLPAAQVADITRRVSGGWTRLTVPGFAQEQQVRLRALPMADGSVRPVLEANVVNVAGGATLAFTSLVDGVTGEVLARHNKTENFAYNDVFTGAVDLATGCGPKHPFDLEDDLTRSISAVATGSPTDDFVLKLFQGSTLLASQDLATNPEALQYSAASIPGGTYSLQVCEFEPGTVVLGQYALAVTTSDSAAPGAGDLAANPRWRLFTANPTLDSPEETPTNSVVACWRSGADECATSPTPLANVAAFGPWDTIGALPTFTTVGNTANTHEAWTSPLTPGGLFQAPVSAERHYTEEFEDHWNNSRCDVAQLVPGGNDIDASVGNLFAAHNRMHDYSYYLGFTEENYNMQLDNGSRGGVGGDQEVGNAQAGAITGGSPSFLGRDNANQITLQDGTPGITNQYLFEPIAGAFYAPCTDGGLDMGIVGHEYTHAISNRMVAGPDEGLTSEHGGAMGESWSDLVAGEYQFAHGYSNGGNVWAVGAYATGNTETAIRDYSIDDNPLNFSDYGFDSTGPEVHADGEIWNGTMWEVRRALVERYDAEFPYADSALQLACAQATPTATPRPVDTCPGNRRWVQLMFDSFLLQQGATSMLDARDALIAADRMRFDGANEDVLWAAFARRGMGVDASVVDADDHEPVPSFANPSGPVSTITFATTGAARIYVGDYEARVTPVADTDPTTGLGASARFTPGTYEMLAVSPDRGFTRWTMTVPGDGADRTETIGDVVNLAGAAAGASVIGATEGSLNPEALIDGTEATNWGGVTEAQVDESHPSVSVDLAGDVSTVRRVQVSAYLTPAPASGTDVPLAQEDPDSGSRFTALRQFALEACTTDCGSPGATWTQFYTSPADAFPSTLPRPVAPTLTMRAFDVPDTEAAAVRLVTLENQCTGQEAYAGQQTASTTVLTDCKEGSDRGTIVHAAELQVFGEDATLPEQPDPSGAGSSTGGSTGGTGTGTGTGTATPTQTTPATARVRPTVSLTVRRRIQTTRNRAPKLLVEVSSPSALPTAGRLVVVIDGKRWKSFTTRTGERTVLVTKRLLRGRHTVRVRFRPADRSALAPARSRLQRIVVTRR from the coding sequence ATGACGCAGCCCCGCCACCGCCTCGGCCGCACCATCCTCGCGGCCGCCTCGCTCCTCGCGATCTCCACGCTCACCACGATCGCCACGCCGGCCACCGCCGAGCCCGAGACGATCACTCCCGGCCCCGCCCCACGCGACGTGCGTACGCTCGGCGACCCGGTGGCCGGTCCGGCCGACGTCGACTCCCGGGGCACCGCACTCCCCTCCCCCGCGCAGCGCCAGGCCGTGGCCGCCCTCGGCGACGTCACCGCCAGGTGGAACTCGCTCGGCACTCCCGCGTCGATCCTCCCGACCGGGGGGAGCCTCGGCGCCGCGCCGGGCGCCCCCGCGGCCGGGGCCCGCGCCTGGCTGCGCGAGCACGCCGCCGCGTTCGCCCTGACGCCCGAGGCCGTCGACCGCCTCGAGCTGGTCAGCGCGCAGGAGCTGGCCCAGTCCGAGGCCCGTGCCGTGCTGTTCCGCCAGCAGTTCGACGGCGTCGCCCCGGCACTGGGCGGCCTGGTCACCGTGGGCGTCGCCGACGGCGAGGTCGCGTACGCCTCCTCCTCGCTCGCCCGGACGACCGGCTCGATGCCGGCGGCCACGCTGACGCCGCTCGAGGGCTGGCTCGCGGCGGCGAGCGACCTGTCCGTCGGCTTGCCGGCGGCGCAGGTCGCGGACATCACGAGGAGGGTCAGCGGCGGTTGGACGCGGCTCACCGTGCCCGGCTTCGCCCAGGAGCAGCAGGTCCGCCTGCGCGCGCTGCCGATGGCCGACGGCTCGGTGCGCCCCGTGCTGGAGGCCAACGTGGTCAACGTCGCCGGCGGTGCGACCCTGGCCTTCACCTCGCTCGTCGACGGGGTGACCGGCGAGGTCCTCGCCCGTCACAACAAGACCGAGAACTTCGCCTACAACGACGTCTTCACCGGCGCGGTCGACCTCGCGACCGGCTGCGGACCGAAGCACCCGTTCGACCTCGAGGACGACCTGACCCGGTCGATCAGCGCGGTCGCCACCGGGTCGCCCACGGACGACTTCGTCCTCAAGCTCTTCCAGGGCTCGACCTTGCTCGCCTCGCAGGACCTCGCCACCAACCCGGAGGCCCTCCAGTACTCGGCCGCCAGCATCCCGGGCGGCACGTACTCGCTCCAGGTCTGCGAGTTCGAGCCCGGCACGGTCGTCCTCGGCCAGTACGCCCTGGCGGTCACCACCAGCGACTCCGCGGCCCCCGGGGCCGGCGACCTCGCCGCCAACCCGCGCTGGCGCCTCTTCACCGCCAACCCGACCCTCGACTCCCCCGAGGAGACGCCGACCAACTCGGTCGTCGCCTGCTGGAGGTCCGGAGCCGACGAGTGCGCCACGTCCCCCACCCCGCTCGCCAACGTCGCGGCCTTCGGCCCCTGGGACACGATCGGTGCCCTGCCGACCTTCACCACCGTCGGCAACACCGCCAACACCCACGAGGCCTGGACCAGCCCGCTCACGCCGGGCGGTCTCTTCCAGGCGCCGGTCTCCGCGGAGCGGCACTACACCGAGGAGTTCGAGGACCACTGGAACAACAGCCGGTGCGACGTGGCCCAGCTCGTGCCCGGCGGCAACGACATCGACGCGTCGGTCGGCAACCTGTTCGCCGCGCACAACCGGATGCACGACTACTCCTACTACCTCGGCTTCACCGAGGAGAACTACAACATGCAGCTCGACAACGGCAGCCGCGGCGGCGTCGGGGGCGACCAGGAGGTCGGCAACGCGCAGGCGGGTGCGATCACCGGCGGCAGCCCGAGCTTCCTCGGCCGTGACAACGCCAACCAGATCACCCTGCAGGACGGCACGCCCGGCATCACCAACCAGTACCTCTTCGAGCCGATCGCCGGCGCGTTCTACGCCCCCTGCACCGACGGGGGCCTCGACATGGGCATCGTCGGCCACGAGTACACCCACGCCATCAGCAACCGCATGGTGGCCGGCCCCGACGAGGGCCTGACCTCCGAGCACGGCGGGGCCATGGGCGAGTCCTGGAGCGACCTGGTCGCCGGCGAGTACCAGTTCGCGCACGGCTACAGCAACGGCGGCAACGTGTGGGCGGTCGGCGCGTACGCCACGGGCAACACCGAGACCGCGATCCGCGACTACTCGATCGACGACAACCCGCTCAACTTCTCCGACTACGGCTTCGACTCCACCGGGCCCGAGGTCCACGCCGACGGCGAGATCTGGAACGGGACCATGTGGGAGGTCCGGCGGGCCCTCGTCGAGAGGTACGACGCCGAGTTCCCGTACGCCGACAGCGCCCTCCAGCTCGCCTGCGCGCAGGCCACCCCGACCGCCACGCCGCGCCCGGTGGACACCTGCCCGGGCAACCGCCGCTGGGTCCAGCTGATGTTCGACTCGTTCCTGCTCCAGCAGGGCGCCACCTCGATGCTCGACGCGAGGGACGCGCTGATCGCGGCCGACCGGATGCGGTTCGACGGCGCGAACGAGGACGTCCTGTGGGCGGCCTTCGCCCGCCGCGGCATGGGCGTGGACGCCTCGGTCGTCGACGCCGACGACCACGAGCCGGTCCCGAGCTTCGCCAACCCGAGCGGTCCGGTCTCGACGATCACCTTCGCCACGACCGGCGCGGCCAGGATCTACGTCGGCGACTACGAGGCCCGCGTGACCCCCGTCGCCGACACCGACCCGACCACCGGGCTCGGCGCCAGCGCGCGCTTCACCCCCGGCACGTACGAGATGCTGGCGGTCTCGCCCGACCGCGGGTTCACCCGCTGGACGATGACCGTCCCCGGGGACGGTGCCGACCGCACCGAGACCATCGGTGACGTGGTCAACCTGGCCGGTGCCGCGGCCGGGGCGTCCGTCATCGGGGCGACCGAGGGGTCGCTGAACCCCGAGGCGCTCATCGACGGCACGGAGGCCACCAACTGGGGCGGGGTGACCGAGGCCCAGGTCGACGAGTCCCACCCGTCCGTCTCGGTCGACCTCGCCGGCGACGTCAGCACCGTCAGGAGGGTGCAGGTCAGCGCCTACCTGACCCCCGCGCCCGCGTCCGGCACCGACGTGCCGCTGGCGCAGGAGGACCCCGACTCGGGATCGCGCTTCACGGCGCTGCGCCAGTTCGCCCTCGAGGCCTGCACGACCGACTGCGGGTCGCCCGGTGCGACGTGGACGCAGTTCTACACCTCGCCCGCGGACGCCTTCCCCAGCACGCTGCCCCGACCGGTCGCGCCGACGCTCACCATGCGCGCGTTCGACGTGCCTGACACGGAGGCCGCCGCCGTACGCCTGGTCACCCTCGAGAACCAGTGCACCGGCCAGGAGGCGTACGCAGGCCAGCAGACGGCGAGCACGACCGTGCTGACGGACTGCAAGGAGGGCTCGGACCGCGGCACCATCGTGCATGCCGCCGAGCTCCAGGTCTTCGGCGAGGACGCCACGCTGCCGGAGCAGCCCGACCCGTCGGGTGCCGGCAGCTCGACCGGCGGCTCGACCGGCGGCACGGGCACCGGCACCGGCACCGGCACCGCGACGCCGACGCAGACCACGCCGGCCACCGCCCGCGTACGACCGACGGTGTCGCTGACGGTGCGGCGGAGGATCCAGACGACGCGGAACCGCGCGCCGAAGCTGCTGGTCGAGGTCAGCTCCCCCAGTGCGCTGCCTACGGCGGGACGGCTGGTGGTCGTCATCGACGGGAAGAGGTGGAAGAGCTTCACCACCCGGACCGGTGAGCGCACGGTGCTGGTGACCAAGCGCCTGCTCCGCGGCCGGCACACCGTGCGGGTGCGCTTCCGTCCCGCGGACCGCAGCGCCCTCGCACCGGCCCGCAGCCGTCTCCAGCGGATCGTGGTGACGCGGCGGTGA
- a CDS encoding enoyl-CoA hydratase/isomerase family protein — protein MEFVSIDVTDGVAVLRLDRPKMNAISVQVQADLREAAAELTERDDVRAVVLWGGERVFAAGNDVKEMADLTYSDMVKVSASVSSATTAIARIPKPVVAAVNGYALGGGCELALAADLRFAAEDAVLGQPEVLLGIIPGAGGTQRLARLVGASRAKDIIFTGRFVKADEALRIGMVDRVVPADRVLEESVAWAAQFSGAAALAIRAAKECIDRGSEVDLDTGLEIERQQFAGVFATEDRTRGITSFVENGPGKATFVGR, from the coding sequence ATGGAGTTCGTCTCGATCGACGTGACCGACGGGGTCGCCGTCCTGCGCCTGGACCGCCCGAAGATGAACGCGATCAGCGTGCAGGTCCAGGCCGACCTGCGCGAGGCGGCCGCCGAGCTCACCGAGCGCGACGACGTCCGCGCCGTGGTCCTGTGGGGCGGCGAGCGCGTCTTCGCGGCCGGCAACGACGTCAAGGAGATGGCCGACCTGACCTACTCCGACATGGTGAAGGTCTCCGCGTCCGTCAGCTCCGCCACCACCGCGATCGCGCGCATCCCCAAGCCGGTGGTCGCTGCCGTCAACGGGTACGCCCTGGGCGGCGGGTGCGAGCTCGCCCTGGCGGCCGACCTGCGCTTCGCCGCCGAGGACGCCGTCCTCGGGCAGCCCGAGGTGCTGCTCGGCATCATCCCCGGGGCCGGCGGCACCCAGCGGCTCGCGCGGCTGGTGGGCGCCTCCCGGGCGAAGGACATCATCTTCACCGGCCGCTTCGTCAAGGCCGACGAGGCCCTGCGCATCGGGATGGTCGACCGGGTCGTCCCCGCGGACCGCGTCCTGGAGGAGTCGGTGGCCTGGGCCGCGCAGTTCAGCGGAGCGGCTGCCCTCGCGATCAGGGCCGCCAAGGAGTGCATCGACCGGGGGAGCGAGGTCGACCTCGACACCGGCCTGGAGATCGAGCGCCAGCAGTTCGCCGGAGTGTTCGCGACGGAGGACCGTACCCGCGGCATCACCTCGTTCGTTGAGAACGGACCGGGCAAGGCGACCTTCGTGGGTCGGTGA